The proteins below are encoded in one region of Bifidobacterium catenulatum DSM 16992 = JCM 1194 = LMG 11043:
- the malQ gene encoding 4-alpha-glucanotransferase yields MTEQTENATRLARPLIRLAKLAGIATSYVGMSRDYHEIEDDVLVAVLKALGIDASNDDAIEQSITTIQRERNTRIVPPTVLHIVGKKSKVEVHGGALDVPAASITLEDGETYAGKIEHEGGSGAAVEVDGGFVCTSYLVLPEDLPEGYHTLEVTVGGKTESATVISAPEKIELLDEMKKGSLWGWMSQLYSIRSSGSWGIGDYEDLKTLLVESKKKTGADFMLINPLHAAEPVPPIEPSPYLPISRRFINFSYIRPESMPEYAALSPEDKAKVDALHEQVEPLNGDAQVLDRETMWRTKMQALWIIYKAGLSAQRQAEFDQYLAEVGDEIESYATWCLCYDKWGASNGGDNDWVRKYNRDSEEVAQLRAQYPDTLEFYRWLEWVATEQLHAAQQAARDAGMKIGIVADMAVGVHPAGSDVWWNPERFAKGATVGAPPDMFNQQGQDWSQPPLNPIALDQTGYKVYRDMVHGMFSNAGAVRIDHILGLFRLWWIPEGRKAMDGTYVHYDSDIMLGILALEASRAGGVVVGEDLGVVPAYVSKSLSEHGILGCAVEWFEQFDGVFRAPKDWRPYALASVNTHDLPPAAGYLEYGHVKLREQLGLLSGPVEEFKKSAEAEHNAMLNMLVKEGYLDADVLEDELANENEIIDALYRGLKGSPCKLMAASIVDAVGEKRTQNQPGTCNEYPNWRIPLADGDGNVVPLEELFGNTRLQEIAAIMRG; encoded by the coding sequence ATGACAGAACAGACCGAAAATGCAACGCGTCTAGCCCGTCCGCTCATTCGTCTGGCAAAGTTGGCGGGTATCGCCACCAGTTATGTCGGTATGAGCCGTGACTACCACGAAATCGAAGACGATGTTCTTGTGGCGGTGCTCAAGGCACTTGGAATCGACGCTTCCAACGATGATGCGATCGAACAGTCCATCACCACCATTCAGCGTGAACGCAACACCCGAATCGTTCCTCCGACCGTGCTGCATATTGTCGGTAAGAAGAGCAAGGTCGAGGTCCATGGCGGCGCGCTTGACGTTCCCGCAGCTTCCATCACGTTGGAAGATGGCGAGACGTATGCCGGCAAAATCGAGCATGAGGGCGGCAGCGGTGCCGCGGTCGAGGTCGATGGCGGATTTGTGTGCACGTCGTACCTGGTGCTTCCGGAAGATCTTCCCGAAGGGTATCACACCCTTGAAGTCACCGTGGGTGGCAAGACGGAGTCTGCAACCGTTATCAGTGCTCCGGAGAAGATCGAACTGCTTGACGAGATGAAGAAAGGCTCCCTGTGGGGTTGGATGAGCCAGCTCTATTCCATCCGTTCCAGCGGCTCTTGGGGAATCGGCGATTATGAGGATCTGAAGACCCTGCTCGTCGAATCCAAGAAGAAGACCGGTGCCGACTTCATGCTGATCAACCCGCTGCATGCCGCCGAGCCGGTGCCACCGATCGAGCCGTCGCCGTATCTGCCGATTTCGCGCCGTTTCATCAACTTCAGCTATATTCGTCCGGAATCCATGCCGGAATATGCCGCGCTTTCGCCGGAAGACAAGGCGAAGGTCGACGCACTGCACGAGCAGGTCGAACCCCTCAACGGCGATGCGCAGGTTTTGGACCGCGAAACGATGTGGCGCACCAAGATGCAGGCGTTGTGGATCATCTACAAAGCAGGTCTTTCCGCACAGCGTCAAGCTGAGTTCGACCAGTATCTCGCCGAAGTGGGCGATGAGATCGAATCCTATGCCACGTGGTGCCTGTGCTACGACAAGTGGGGCGCCTCCAATGGCGGCGACAACGATTGGGTGCGTAAGTACAATCGTGATTCCGAAGAGGTCGCGCAGCTTCGCGCGCAGTATCCTGACACGCTCGAATTCTACCGTTGGCTCGAATGGGTCGCCACCGAGCAGCTGCATGCGGCCCAGCAGGCGGCGCGTGACGCCGGCATGAAGATTGGCATCGTCGCCGACATGGCGGTGGGTGTGCACCCGGCCGGTTCCGACGTGTGGTGGAATCCTGAGCGTTTCGCCAAGGGTGCCACGGTCGGCGCCCCGCCAGACATGTTCAACCAGCAGGGTCAGGATTGGAGCCAGCCGCCGCTGAACCCGATTGCCCTTGATCAGACCGGTTACAAGGTGTACCGAGACATGGTGCATGGCATGTTCTCCAATGCGGGCGCGGTGCGTATAGACCATATTCTTGGCTTGTTCCGCTTGTGGTGGATTCCGGAAGGCAGGAAGGCCATGGACGGCACCTACGTGCATTACGATTCTGACATTATGCTCGGCATTCTCGCGCTGGAAGCGTCTCGCGCCGGTGGCGTGGTCGTGGGCGAGGATCTTGGCGTGGTTCCGGCTTATGTGTCCAAATCGTTGTCCGAGCACGGCATTCTCGGTTGCGCAGTGGAATGGTTCGAACAGTTCGACGGTGTGTTCCGTGCACCGAAGGATTGGCGTCCGTATGCGCTGGCTTCCGTCAACACGCACGATTTGCCTCCGGCGGCAGGCTACTTGGAGTATGGGCATGTCAAGCTGCGCGAGCAGTTGGGATTGTTGTCCGGTCCGGTCGAGGAATTCAAGAAGTCCGCGGAAGCCGAGCATAACGCCATGCTGAACATGCTTGTCAAGGAAGGCTATCTTGACGCTGACGTGCTGGAAGATGAGCTTGCCAACGAAAACGAGATCATCGACGCCCTGTACCGCGGTCTTAAGGGATCACCATGCAAGCTGATGGCAGCATCCATTGTCGATGCGGTCGGTGAAAAGCGCACGCAGAACCAGCCGGGAACCTGCAACGAGTACCCGAATTGGCGTATTCCTTTGGCTGACGGCGATGGCAATGTCGTGCCTCTGGAAGAGTTGTTCGGCAATACTCGACTGCAGGAGATCGCGGCGATTATGCGCGGCTGA
- the rplM gene encoding 50S ribosomal protein L13, which translates to MKTFTPKPADLTHDWYVIDATDVVLGRLASQAAILLRGKNKPTYAPHADSGNHVIILNADKIALTGNKLGKELYMHSGRPGGLRRDSYGKLLKTNPERIIKSAIKGMLPKNRLAKVQLDRLHIICGTEHPYAGQKPQVFEIAQVSQQAK; encoded by the coding sequence GTGAAAACTTTCACTCCGAAGCCAGCTGATCTGACTCACGACTGGTACGTCATCGACGCCACCGACGTGGTGCTCGGCCGTCTCGCTTCCCAGGCAGCCATCCTGCTGCGTGGCAAGAACAAGCCGACCTACGCTCCGCACGCCGATTCCGGCAACCACGTGATCATTCTCAACGCCGATAAGATCGCTCTGACCGGCAACAAGTTGGGTAAGGAACTGTACATGCACTCCGGTCGTCCGGGTGGCCTGCGTCGCGATAGCTACGGCAAGCTGCTCAAGACCAACCCTGAGCGCATCATCAAGTCCGCTATCAAGGGCATGCTGCCGAAGAATCGTCTGGCCAAGGTCCAGCTGGATCGCCTCCACATCATCTGTGGCACCGAGCATCCGTACGCTGGCCAGAAGCCGCAGGTTTTCGAGATCGCTCAGGTCTCGCAGCAGGCTAAGTGA
- the rpsI gene encoding 30S ribosomal protein S9: MAENTNNSAVLETEEELTSYTTETNAGAGTGTSAIAPGYGTGRRKEAVARVRLVPGTGKWTINGRTLEEYFPAKLLQREVNSPIVLLKLEGKFDAIVLVDGGGTTGQAGAIRLGVARALNAIDRDANRAALKKAGFLTRDARVVERKKAGLHKARRAPQFSKR, encoded by the coding sequence ATGGCTGAAAACACCAACAACTCCGCGGTTCTCGAGACCGAAGAGGAGCTCACCTCGTACACCACCGAAACCAACGCTGGCGCTGGCACCGGTACTTCCGCTATCGCTCCGGGCTACGGCACCGGTCGTCGCAAGGAAGCCGTCGCTCGTGTTCGTCTGGTTCCGGGCACCGGCAAGTGGACCATCAACGGTCGCACCCTGGAAGAGTACTTCCCGGCCAAGCTGCTGCAGCGTGAGGTCAACTCCCCGATCGTGCTTCTCAAGCTCGAAGGCAAGTTCGACGCTATCGTCCTCGTTGACGGTGGCGGCACCACCGGCCAGGCTGGCGCAATCCGTCTGGGCGTTGCCCGCGCTCTGAACGCCATCGATCGTGATGCGAACCGCGCAGCCCTGAAGAAGGCTGGCTTCCTGACCCGCGACGCTCGCGTCGTGGAACGCAAGAAGGCCGGTCTGCACAAGGCTCGTCGCGCTCCGCAGTTCTCGAAGCGCTAA
- the glgX gene encoding glycogen debranching protein GlgX yields the protein MKNPPLHRYATRPGLYFTDDGGADAVVRSETADQVWFCVLEPLDQPSAFYADATRLFNEPGLTFIDQAKKQRICTRRIPSLNLRETLFRMDGPNYGLWYVHVPQAWDGMQYGYRVNGPWDPDHGVSFNPYKLLLDPYSKGIEGSMKLDPGAFAYECEIVNGKVKGSPFGPMSTIDSVGRMPVSVAIDDRAIDKHAGEPSHPHVPWSKTVIYELHVKGFTANAPWLPKELRGTYAGLAHPATLSYLQDLGVTSIELLPIQAKQSELFLQERGRTNYWGYSTLGYFAPESSYATKRSQEAGAAAVQQEVIDMVRALHEAGFEVIMDVVYNHTCESGPEGPTICWRGLDNLSYYRRTKDKISRLYDTTGCGNTLDFTNTHVTTFAVDSLRYWAKRIGIDGFRFDLAATLARLDGEFTRYHPFLYALRSDILLGNLKMIMEPWDCGPNGWRTGEFGIPFAEWNDRFRDCTRKFWLTDVDRTRSGEYGEMTMQDMATRLCGSSDLFATDPGRGSTASVNYVACHDGFTTADLTMYKSKHNEANGENNHDGTNDNYSVNFGHEGPSSDQIIVQQRQRATMNLLGTLLLSLGTPMLLAGDEFGNSQNGNNNAYTQDNDITWLDWDWLYSTEQTPELKQFNLTSRLITLRKSHDLYSHEDFFTRLSKIGLLKKSDRVHWYLPNGQMPDDSDWTNPAVRSFAMQLLSPDEPSLLILINGSDEVTRFHLPKGIEWEMVWSSSEIVGEYPGLGTSIERVSEFDAESENKPAGRLRNHLHRINMMYWQMQDNEANLQSADDGLSEDDPTLWTLPALSISAMRQMPTA from the coding sequence ATGAAGAACCCACCTTTGCACCGCTACGCGACCCGACCAGGTCTCTATTTCACCGATGATGGTGGCGCGGACGCCGTTGTCCGCTCAGAAACAGCAGACCAAGTGTGGTTTTGCGTACTTGAACCACTTGACCAACCGAGCGCCTTCTATGCCGACGCCACACGGCTGTTCAACGAGCCCGGACTCACGTTCATCGATCAGGCCAAAAAACAGCGCATCTGCACCAGACGCATTCCCTCGCTCAATCTTCGCGAAACACTGTTCCGCATGGACGGCCCCAACTACGGACTGTGGTACGTGCACGTGCCGCAAGCATGGGACGGCATGCAATACGGATACCGCGTCAACGGCCCATGGGATCCCGATCATGGCGTGAGTTTCAACCCCTACAAGCTGCTGCTTGACCCATACTCCAAAGGCATCGAAGGATCGATGAAACTCGATCCAGGCGCATTCGCCTACGAATGCGAAATCGTCAACGGCAAGGTCAAGGGCTCCCCCTTCGGACCGATGAGCACCATCGACTCGGTAGGGCGCATGCCCGTTTCCGTAGCCATAGACGACCGCGCCATCGACAAACACGCAGGAGAACCCTCGCATCCACACGTTCCGTGGAGCAAAACGGTTATCTACGAGCTGCATGTCAAAGGCTTCACCGCCAACGCGCCATGGCTGCCCAAAGAACTTCGCGGCACCTACGCGGGCCTCGCACATCCGGCCACGCTCTCATACCTGCAGGATCTGGGCGTCACCTCCATCGAACTGCTGCCGATTCAGGCCAAACAATCGGAACTCTTCCTGCAGGAACGAGGACGCACCAACTACTGGGGATACTCCACGCTCGGATATTTCGCCCCCGAATCCTCATATGCCACCAAACGCTCGCAAGAGGCAGGAGCGGCCGCAGTACAGCAAGAAGTCATCGACATGGTGCGTGCATTGCACGAGGCCGGCTTTGAAGTGATTATGGATGTGGTTTACAACCACACCTGCGAATCGGGCCCCGAAGGCCCGACCATTTGCTGGCGAGGCCTTGACAATCTCTCGTACTACCGACGCACCAAAGACAAGATCAGCCGCCTGTACGACACCACCGGTTGCGGCAACACGCTTGATTTCACCAACACGCACGTCACCACGTTCGCCGTGGATTCGTTGCGCTATTGGGCCAAACGCATTGGTATCGACGGATTCCGATTCGATCTTGCGGCGACGCTGGCACGTCTCGACGGTGAATTCACCCGCTACCACCCATTCCTGTACGCTTTGCGCTCCGACATACTGCTCGGCAATCTCAAAATGATCATGGAACCATGGGATTGCGGCCCGAACGGCTGGCGCACCGGCGAATTCGGCATTCCTTTCGCGGAATGGAACGACCGTTTCCGCGATTGCACGCGCAAATTCTGGCTGACCGACGTGGATCGCACACGCAGCGGCGAATACGGCGAAATGACCATGCAAGACATGGCCACACGCCTATGCGGATCTTCCGACCTGTTCGCCACCGACCCCGGCCGCGGTTCAACCGCCTCCGTGAACTATGTGGCCTGCCACGACGGCTTCACCACCGCCGACCTGACCATGTACAAGAGCAAACACAACGAAGCCAACGGCGAAAACAACCACGACGGAACAAACGACAACTATTCCGTCAATTTCGGGCATGAGGGCCCCAGCAGCGACCAAATCATCGTGCAGCAGCGCCAGCGTGCCACCATGAACCTGCTGGGCACGCTCTTACTGTCGTTGGGTACACCAATGCTGCTCGCCGGCGACGAATTCGGCAATTCGCAAAACGGCAACAACAACGCCTACACGCAAGACAATGACATTACATGGCTTGATTGGGATTGGCTGTACAGCACCGAGCAAACGCCGGAATTGAAGCAATTCAATCTAACGTCACGTTTAATCACGTTGCGAAAATCCCACGATTTGTACAGTCATGAGGATTTCTTCACGCGCCTGAGCAAAATCGGTTTGCTGAAGAAATCCGATCGCGTGCATTGGTATCTTCCGAACGGGCAGATGCCGGACGATTCGGATTGGACGAATCCTGCCGTACGCTCGTTCGCCATGCAACTGCTCTCCCCCGACGAGCCTAGCCTGCTAATTCTGATTAATGGTTCCGACGAAGTCACACGTTTCCATCTTCCGAAAGGCATTGAATGGGAGATGGTCTGGTCTTCATCAGAGATCGTCGGCGAATATCCCGGTTTGGGAACGTCCATCGAACGGGTATCAGAATTCGACGCAGAGTCGGAAAACAAGCCGGCAGGTAGACTGCGCAATCATCTGCACCGCATCAATATGATGTACTGGCAGATGCAAGACAATGAAGCAAATCTGCAATCTGCCGACGATGGATTGTCGGAAGACGATCCGACATTGTGGACGCTCCCGGCGTTGAGCATCAGTGCGATGAGGCAGATGCCGACCGCCTGA
- a CDS encoding VOC family protein: MVKAMSEFTTDLQHSGMPAKDLDETIEFYTKKLGFELAGLFHNGENRCAFLRYGHLTIETWEGDPAPLTTGAINHWAFDTPDIEAAFENAKELGLNFKDNEIQHIDSFWEHGIRYFNVYGPNGETIEFCQIVK, translated from the coding sequence ATGGTGAAAGCAATGTCTGAATTCACTACCGATCTGCAGCATTCCGGTATGCCGGCGAAGGATCTCGACGAAACCATCGAATTCTATACGAAGAAGCTTGGTTTCGAACTGGCCGGACTGTTTCATAACGGCGAAAATCGTTGTGCATTCCTGCGTTACGGCCATCTGACCATCGAAACGTGGGAGGGTGATCCGGCTCCGCTGACCACTGGTGCCATCAATCATTGGGCATTCGACACTCCCGACATCGAAGCCGCATTCGAAAACGCGAAGGAACTCGGGCTGAATTTCAAAGATAACGAAATCCAGCATATCGACAGCTTCTGGGAGCATGGCATCCGCTACTTCAACGTGTACGGACCGAACGGCGAAACCATTGAATTCTGTCAGATTGTCAAATAA
- a CDS encoding ROK family transcriptional regulator — protein MKAQSALSVKEANLKAMTAFIYTQGSATKQMFEHELGLSLPTITQNLRAMEADGLIVKGEMQQSTGGRKAQIYEFAAHSSVAIGVRIQTTRITAIAIDLNGKSVATRQRTLPYRNNDAYYQRMNDIINGFAQELAKQGSTVLGVAFCMQGIVSADGQSITFGKIMNNTGLKLNELSHGLNYPSLMIHDSDASAMAELWFDHNLKDAVCIYLERRPGGAIIVDGSLYQGPNQCNGSIEHMTLIPGGNTCYCGQQGCMDTYCSPETLMEDGESLPGFFSVLEQGEQEHRKRFSQWLDYVALAVTNIRSVLAGDVIISGEAAQYLDDDDMAGLRERVVEHTPFGTTDFTLRKGMALDHQDIIGAALRFVEPYVRELCDM, from the coding sequence GTGAAAGCCCAATCCGCCCTATCAGTCAAAGAAGCCAATCTCAAGGCCATGACCGCGTTCATCTACACTCAAGGTTCAGCCACCAAGCAGATGTTCGAACACGAATTAGGGCTCAGCCTGCCAACCATCACGCAGAATCTGCGCGCCATGGAGGCCGACGGGCTCATCGTCAAAGGCGAGATGCAGCAATCCACCGGTGGACGCAAAGCGCAAATCTACGAATTCGCGGCACACTCCAGCGTGGCTATCGGCGTGCGAATCCAAACCACACGAATCACGGCCATCGCCATTGATCTGAACGGCAAATCCGTGGCCACCAGACAGCGCACACTCCCCTATCGCAACAACGACGCCTACTACCAGCGCATGAACGACATCATCAACGGTTTCGCGCAGGAACTGGCGAAACAAGGCAGCACGGTGCTAGGCGTGGCCTTCTGCATGCAAGGCATCGTATCGGCAGACGGGCAGTCGATCACCTTCGGCAAAATCATGAACAACACCGGCCTGAAACTCAACGAACTCAGCCACGGCCTCAACTATCCGTCGCTGATGATTCACGATTCCGACGCTTCTGCCATGGCGGAACTCTGGTTCGACCACAATCTGAAGGATGCCGTCTGCATCTACCTCGAGCGACGCCCCGGAGGCGCGATCATCGTAGACGGATCGCTTTACCAAGGGCCAAACCAATGCAATGGCTCAATCGAACATATGACGCTGATTCCAGGAGGCAACACCTGCTACTGCGGGCAACAGGGCTGCATGGATACGTATTGCTCACCGGAAACGCTGATGGAAGACGGCGAAAGCCTGCCCGGCTTCTTCTCGGTGTTGGAACAAGGCGAGCAGGAGCATCGCAAACGATTCTCGCAATGGCTGGATTATGTGGCGCTGGCGGTAACGAATATTCGCTCGGTACTGGCCGGTGACGTGATCATCAGCGGTGAGGCAGCACAATATCTCGATGATGACGATATGGCCGGACTACGCGAACGCGTGGTGGAACATACGCCATTCGGCACCACGGATTTCACCCTGCGCAAGGGAATGGCGCTCGACCATCAAGACATTATCGGCGCGGCCCTGCGTTTTGTGGAGCCGTACGTACGCGAACTATGCGATATGTGA
- a CDS encoding MFS transporter gives MKIGLPRTLLAGLVAIAVFMTGDGFELTFLSKYIVDQGFSSSQSSLMFTMYGLVAALAGWASGVLAEMFGAKRIMLIGASAWVVLHLLFVGVALPSGVYPLMLGVYALRGVGYPLFIYSFVVLMAQTIDPAKLASAMGWFWAAYSFGIGVFGAYLPSFTIPMVGEYYSLWLSLPFSIAGLLICLLMVPKSKGSGNSSMSNADKLRELSRGVTILVHNRQIALAAVVRVICNLTLYGFPVIMPLYLATTNNGGGAWFKVSQWSQIWGFQFVVTIFGNVFWGRMGDSHGWMRQMRWFGCWFCVIGTLGMYYIPQFFGANMVLMCADAVVLGLGISAFVPMGAVFPALALEHKGAAISAHNFASGLATFFGPLIATVLVSTIGFGGVCWTYAICYAIGSLVTFGVHPHQPGFDDRGHRIAAIERN, from the coding sequence ATGAAGATAGGTCTGCCGCGCACGCTATTGGCCGGCTTGGTCGCCATAGCGGTGTTCATGACCGGCGATGGCTTTGAATTGACTTTTTTGTCCAAATACATCGTGGACCAGGGATTCAGCTCTTCGCAATCGTCGCTGATGTTCACCATGTACGGGCTGGTGGCTGCGCTTGCCGGCTGGGCGTCCGGTGTGCTAGCTGAAATGTTCGGTGCCAAACGCATCATGCTTATCGGCGCGAGCGCCTGGGTCGTTTTGCACCTGCTGTTCGTTGGTGTGGCGCTGCCGAGCGGCGTCTATCCGCTGATGTTAGGCGTGTATGCGTTGCGGGGTGTTGGTTACCCGCTGTTCATCTACTCGTTCGTGGTGTTGATGGCGCAAACCATCGATCCTGCCAAGCTCGCGTCGGCCATGGGGTGGTTTTGGGCCGCCTACTCGTTCGGCATCGGCGTGTTTGGCGCATATTTGCCGAGTTTCACCATTCCGATGGTGGGCGAGTACTATTCGCTGTGGCTTTCGTTGCCGTTTTCTATAGCTGGACTGCTGATTTGCCTGCTGATGGTGCCGAAAAGCAAGGGTTCTGGCAACTCTTCCATGAGCAATGCAGACAAGCTGCGCGAGCTTAGTCGAGGAGTCACCATTCTGGTGCATAATCGCCAAATCGCTTTGGCTGCGGTGGTGCGTGTGATCTGCAATCTGACGTTGTATGGCTTTCCCGTCATCATGCCACTCTACTTGGCCACTACCAACAATGGCGGCGGTGCTTGGTTTAAGGTTTCGCAATGGAGTCAGATTTGGGGATTCCAGTTTGTGGTCACCATTTTCGGCAATGTGTTCTGGGGTCGTATGGGCGATTCGCATGGTTGGATGCGGCAAATGCGCTGGTTTGGCTGCTGGTTCTGTGTGATCGGCACGCTGGGCATGTATTACATTCCGCAGTTTTTCGGGGCGAATATGGTGCTTATGTGTGCTGATGCGGTTGTTCTTGGATTGGGAATTTCCGCTTTCGTTCCTATGGGAGCCGTGTTTCCCGCGTTGGCGTTGGAACATAAGGGTGCTGCGATTTCCGCGCATAATTTCGCTTCCGGCCTGGCTACGTTTTTCGGTCCGCTGATTGCGACGGTGCTGGTTTCCACTATCGGATTCGGCGGCGTGTGCTGGACGTATGCAATCTGCTATGCGATCGGATCGTTGGTCACGTTCGGCGTTCATCCTCATCAACCCGGATTTGACGATCGCGGCCATCGCATTGCCGCGATCGAGCGTAACTAA
- a CDS encoding NAD(P)-dependent alcohol dehydrogenase: MKAVVLEEQGVINVREVPDVPAPGLGELKIAPHTVGVCGSDLHYYTHGRVGKYVVEQPMILGHEASGTVVEVGPGVEGFKVGDRVAMEPGIPDMSSRASKLGMYNVDPAVRFFATPPIDGCLCETVNHPAAFTYKLPDNVSFGEGALLEPLAVGMWSATKARIKPGDVCVVTGSGTVGMLTASCALAGGASKVLISDVSAIKLAIAAQIPGIIPVDLTKEDLVERVREETGGWGADVAFECSGSPKSYETFWKLIAPGGAAVIVGIPVNPVAIDITELQATEVRIENIFRYANVYQKAIDLVANGKLNLKPFITDTYAMEDTKAAFDRMAEGRPGDIKLQITVNND, from the coding sequence ATGAAGGCAGTCGTTCTCGAAGAGCAGGGCGTCATCAATGTGCGTGAGGTGCCTGACGTCCCCGCACCTGGTCTAGGCGAGCTGAAGATCGCGCCGCATACCGTTGGTGTGTGCGGTTCCGACCTGCACTATTACACTCATGGTCGTGTGGGCAAATATGTGGTGGAGCAGCCGATGATTCTCGGTCATGAGGCTTCCGGCACGGTGGTTGAGGTCGGTCCTGGCGTCGAAGGCTTCAAAGTGGGCGATCGTGTGGCCATGGAGCCCGGCATTCCGGATATGAGTTCGCGTGCCAGCAAACTGGGCATGTATAACGTCGATCCTGCGGTGCGTTTCTTTGCCACTCCGCCGATTGATGGCTGCCTGTGCGAAACGGTGAACCATCCTGCGGCGTTCACCTACAAGCTGCCCGACAATGTGAGCTTCGGTGAGGGTGCGCTGCTTGAACCGTTGGCTGTGGGCATGTGGTCCGCCACCAAGGCTCGTATCAAGCCGGGCGATGTCTGCGTGGTCACCGGATCGGGTACGGTCGGCATGCTGACCGCGTCGTGCGCGTTGGCAGGTGGCGCTTCCAAGGTGCTGATTTCTGATGTGTCGGCAATCAAACTGGCGATTGCGGCTCAGATTCCAGGTATTATTCCGGTGGATCTCACCAAAGAGGATCTGGTGGAGCGCGTCCGTGAGGAAACGGGGGGTTGGGGTGCTGATGTGGCTTTCGAGTGCTCGGGCTCGCCGAAGTCATACGAGACATTCTGGAAGCTGATTGCTCCCGGTGGCGCTGCCGTTATCGTTGGCATTCCGGTCAATCCGGTGGCTATCGACATTACGGAACTGCAGGCTACCGAGGTGCGCATCGAAAATATCTTCCGTTATGCCAATGTGTATCAGAAGGCCATTGACCTCGTGGCTAACGGTAAACTGAATCTGAAGCCATTCATCACCGACACCTATGCGATGGAGGATACCAAGGCGGCGTTCGATCGCATGGCCGAGGGGCGTCCTGGAGACATTAAGCTGCAGATTACCGTGAATAACGACTGA
- a CDS encoding helix-turn-helix domain-containing protein, whose protein sequence is MGAVVQVNDNRHGKAALAQTSFGGFVPKGGSSNDSGVLEIIVPDAQASVRWVKHGYPSSLAKWHHHPHIEIHLIREGTGLMMAGNAVVPYEAGQVALIGSNLPHNWVSDIAPGERLRQRDVVCHVRPETIRLLMSGFPETSGFAMVLRRAGQALVLSGESARQAGSILESMEEHSLACRVSDLIRVLDVFAHAPADESYTVVASGYDPAVCSGAESVVNDAIEYISSHLSGEISLDLAAHQAGMSVSAFSRLFKRAAGIRFSDFVRRLRIGHACRLLTTTNQSVASIRRACGYGNASNFNRRFFEETGETPTAWRKKYIGRTR, encoded by the coding sequence ATGGGTGCTGTTGTACAAGTCAACGATAATCGGCATGGGAAGGCGGCTTTGGCTCAGACCTCTTTTGGTGGATTCGTGCCGAAAGGTGGAAGTTCGAACGATTCCGGCGTATTGGAGATCATTGTGCCGGACGCGCAGGCTTCGGTGCGTTGGGTGAAGCATGGCTACCCAAGCTCGTTGGCGAAATGGCATCATCATCCTCATATTGAAATTCATCTGATTCGGGAAGGTACCGGATTGATGATGGCGGGCAATGCCGTTGTTCCGTATGAGGCCGGGCAGGTTGCGCTGATTGGTTCGAATCTTCCGCATAATTGGGTGTCCGACATCGCTCCGGGGGAGCGGCTTCGTCAGCGTGATGTGGTGTGCCATGTGCGTCCGGAAACCATACGTCTGCTGATGTCTGGATTTCCGGAAACGTCTGGTTTTGCAATGGTGTTGAGGCGTGCGGGGCAGGCGTTGGTGCTGAGCGGTGAATCCGCTCGTCAGGCCGGTTCGATTCTGGAAAGCATGGAGGAACATAGTCTTGCTTGCCGTGTTAGTGATCTGATTCGTGTGTTGGACGTGTTCGCGCATGCCCCCGCAGATGAATCCTATACAGTGGTTGCGTCCGGATACGATCCGGCTGTATGCAGTGGTGCGGAAAGTGTGGTCAACGATGCCATTGAGTACATTTCATCGCATCTGAGCGGTGAAATTAGCCTGGATTTGGCCGCTCATCAGGCTGGAATGAGTGTGTCGGCTTTCTCTCGTCTGTTCAAAAGGGCCGCAGGAATAAGGTTTTCGGATTTTGTTCGACGATTGCGTATCGGGCATGCGTGCAGATTGCTGACGACCACGAATCAAAGCGTCGCGTCGATTCGTCGTGCTTGCGGATATGGAAACGCTTCGAATTTCAATCGTCGCTTCTTTGAAGAAACGGGCGAAACTCCTACTGCCTGGCGGAAAAAATACATTGGACGGACAAGATAA